The genomic region TTGACCCAGAAGTAGGAGTTGCCGTAGCCGTCGGGCACGGACTGGCGGGCGATCTCGAGCATCGCCTCGTAGCCGGTGTTCGTGATGAACCCGAGCCGGTCCACCTTGCCCTCGAGGAGCTGGTTGGTGGCCACCGTGGTGCCGTGGCTGACCGCGGAGATCGCGTCACCCTCGCCCTGCGGCAGGCCCATCAGGCCGAGCACCTTCTCGATGCCGGCCATGAAGCCGTCAGCGGGGTTGCTCGGGGTGGACGGGGTCTTGGTGGTGACCAGCGAGCCGGAGTCCTCGTCGAGAGCGACCACGTCGGTGAAGGTGCCACCGGTGTCGATCCCGATCCGGATCCGGCGCTGCGCTGGAGAGGTAGCGTCGGCCATGGATCGATTCAAGCGGTCCGCGACCCCGCCGAGCCACGGCATACCTTGCCGTAGGAACCGCGATTCCTCGACAATCTCTGCCCAGTCTCGCTAAACCGGCCGCGCGTTGTAGACGCCCGCCGGCTCCTGGCCGGTGAGCGCGCCGATCGCTGCCATCACCTCGTCGGTGAGCTCCCGGCGGGCCCGGCCCGCGGGCAGGCCCCCGAAGCGGCCGGCCACCTGGATCGGGGCGCCGAACTCGACGGTGATCGGGACGATCCGGGGCAGTCGGGCGCCGACCGGCTGGAGCCGCTCGGTGCCGGTCAGCCCGACCGGCACGACCGGGCATCCCGCCGTCAGCGCCAGGTGGGCCACACCGGTGCGGCCCCGGTAGAGGCGCCCGTCGCGGGAGCGGGTGCCCTCGGGGTAGATCCCGAAGGCGTCGCCGCGGCCGAGCACCTCCAGCGCGGTGTCCAGGCTGGCCAGGGCGGCCTTGGAGTCGTCCCGGTCGACCGGGAGCATGCCCAGCCCCTCGAACCACATCCGGCTGAGGGCACCGCGCACCCCGGTGCCGGTGAAGTAGTCGGACTTGGCCAGGAAGACCACCTTGCGGGGCACCACGACCGGGATCACTATCGAGTCCGCGAACGAGAGGTGGTTGCTGGCCAGCACCACCGGTCCGGTGCCCGGCACGTTCGCGAGCCCGCGCACGGTCGGGCGCCACACCGCCTTGGCCAGCGGGGGCACGACCGAGTGCAGGGCGCGGTAGAGCACGTGCCCAGTCTGGTGGTTACCGGCCGGTCCGCCGATTCCGGGCGTCCCGATCAGCCGGTCACCCGCAGCGCGAGCAGCACGATGTCGTCGTCGACGAGCAGGCCCACCTCGCCGAGCAGGTGGTCGCACACCGCCTCCGCGTCGAGGAAGCGGCGGCCGTCGAGCTCGGAGACCAGCCAGCGCACGCTCTCGTCGAGCGGTACGCCGCGGCGCTCGATCAGCCCGTCGCTGTAGAGCAGCACCGTCGACCCCGGTTCCAGGACCACCGAGTGGCTGCCGCGCTCCGCGGTGGGGTCCAACCCCAGCAGCAGGTCCGGGGCCCGCTCCAGGACCCGGGCGGTGCCGTCCGGCTCGATCAGCACCGGCGGCGGGTGCCCGGCGCTGCTCCACTCCAGGAGCCGGCCGGCGCTGCCCTCGATGGGCCGCACCTGGCCGAGGACGGCGGTCGCGACCACGTCCAGGCCGAGGCCGAGCACCGCCCGGTCGAGGTCGCCGAGCATGGTCGCCGGCTCGGACCACCGGGTGACGGCCACGCCCCGGGTCAGGTTGCGCAGCTGCGCCATCGCGGCGGCGGCGTTCTCGTCGTGACCGGCGACGTCTCCCACCACCACTGTCAGCGAGCCGTCGCGCAGCTCGAACGCGTCGTACCAGTCGCCGCCCACCTGGGCCACCTCGAGGGCTGCCTGGTAGCGGACCGCCACCTCGAGGCCGGGCACGGTCGGCGGCCGGCTCAGCAGGCTGCGCTGGAGCGCCTCGGAGAACGAGCGCTCCGCCTCGAGGGCGGCCACCCGGTCCAGGGCCTGGTCGACGGCCCCGCCGAGCAGCGCGACGAAGCCGAGGTAGTCGGCGTCCTCCGGCAGGTGCGGATGGAGCCGGACGCCGAGGAACGAGGCGCCGTACGTCGTCCCGTTGACCAGCGGCTGCCAGACCCAGGTGCCGTCGGGGCCGTGCTCGACGCGGACCCGGCGCCCGGACGTCCCGCGGACCCTGCCGATCTCGGCGCCGGCGAGGTCGGTGGGCGCCGCCCGCAGCACCGCCACCGCGCGCTCCACGACGTCCTCGACCCCGGTCGCCGGCGCCAGCGCCTCGCCGAGCCGGGTCAGCAGCTGCAGCCGCCGGCCGAGCACGACCCGGGAGGTGGTCTCGGTGGCGATGTCGAGGACTCCCTCGACCTCGCCGTCCGGCCCGCGGACGGGCGAGTAGGAGAACGTGAACCAGCAGTTCTCTAGGAAGCCGCGACGATGCAGCGGGAGCAGGATGTCCTCGGACCAGGTCGGCTCCCCGGTGGCGCGCACCGCGGCCAGCATCGGTCCGATCACCGACCACGCCTCGGGGAAGACCTCGCGCGCCGGGCGCCCCAACGCCCCGGGATGCTTGCCGGCGATCAGCTCGACGTAGGCGGCGTTGTAGACCAGCACGTGCTCGGGGCCCCACAGCAGCGTGACCGGGAACCGGGTGCTCAGCGCCAGGTCGACCGCGTTGCACAGCGCCGGCGACCAGCTCGCGACGTCGCCGAGCGGCGAGGCAGCCCAGTCGACGGCGTCGTAGTCCCGCCGGATCGAGCCGGCGGCGCGGAAGAGGTCGGCCACGCGCCATATCCAACCCCATCCCGACCGCCGGCTCGGCGTCGAGGGGCACCCCGTTGAGTCGGGACCTGTTCGGGTCGAATCGGGACTTGTCCGGGTTCAGTCGGGACTCACCCGCGCCATCACCGGCGAGGCCAGCACCCCGTGCACCAGGACCGAGGCCACGATCGTGAACGCCACTGTCGACCACAGCCAGTCGGCCGCCAGCACGTCGGACTCCGCGCTGGCGTAGGCCAGGTAGTAGATCGAGCCGATGCCGCGGACGCCGAAGAACGCGGCGGCCAGCTGCTGGGGCCGGGTCAGCCCGCCGCTGCGGTCACTGCGCCGGGCGAACGCCGCGAGGGCCACCCAGCCGCTCAGCGGGCGCACCACGAAGATCAGCGCCAGCCCGATCACCACGCCCCGCCAGTCCAGCGCGTCCAGCAGCCCCCTGGTCACCGCGACCCCCAGCACCAGCAGCACGAACAGCGTGAGCAGCCGCTCCAGGCGCTCGGTGACCTCGTGCATCGCGGCGTGGTAGTCGTGGGTGCGCTCGGCCGAGCGGAAGGTCATCGCGCAGACGAAGACGGCCACGAACCCGTAGCCGCCGGCCACCTCGGCCAGGCCGTACGCCGTGACCAGGGCCGCGAGGGCCAGCAACGACTCGCCCCGCTCGGCGACCCGCAGCGACGGGCTGGCGGACCGGAAGGCGATGTAGGCCAGCACCCGGCCGACCAGGATGCCGACGACGACCGCCAGGACCAGCTTGCCGAGGAGGTACCAGCCGACCCACTCCAGCGCCCAGTGGCTGACCCCGCCCTCGGTGGCCAACAGGATCGCGGCGTACACGAACGGGAACGCGAGGCCGTCGTTGAGCCCCGCCTCCGAGGTGAGCGTGAAGCGCAGCTCGTCGCGCTCGTCGACCTCGTGCTCGGCGACGCTCTCGCCGGCGGCGGCGCCGCTGGCGGTCCGCGGCCCGGCGACCTGGACGTCCGAGGCGAGCACCGGGTCGGTGGGCGCGAGGACGGCGCCGACCAGCAGCGCGGCCGCGACCGGCAGCCCGGCCCACCACCACCCGAGCAGGGCCACCGCCCCGATCGTGAGCGGCATCGCCACCAGCAGCAGCCGCCAGGTCGGCGCCCACGCCGCCCACGACCGCCGGTCCCGGAAGCTCAGCGGACGGTCCAGCGCGAGGCCGACCCCCATCAGGGCCACGATCACCACGAGCTCGGTGACGTGCTCGATGGCGGCCCGGTTCTCCTGCGGGTCCAGCGGCAGGCCGTCGGGCAGCGGGGTCAGGCCGAGCAGCATGCCGACGCCCACCAGCACCATCGGGGCCGAGATCGCCCAGCGCTCGAGGAGGGCGGGCAGCACGATCGCGAGGAGGAGACTGCCTCCCGCGACCACGTACACCAGGTCGGAGGAGGTCACAGCCCCCGATACCCCGATCGGGTCAGGTCAGCCCACGGGTCCGGTCCTCGAACGCGGCGGCGATCTCGAGCAGCCGCCGGTCCGCACCGTGCGGGGCCACGACCTGGATCCCGACCGGCAGCCCGTCCCGGGTCCGGCCGGCCGGCAGCGCGATCGCCGGGCAGCCGGTGACCGTGATGAAGTACGCCGAGCGCATCCAGTCCAGGTAGGTCGCCATCGGCTGGCCGTTGATCTCGGTCGGGAACTCCTGGTCGGCCGGGAACGGCGGCACCTGGGAGACCGGCAGCACCAGCACGTCGTGGTCGACGAAGAACTCCCGCATCCGCTGCCCCAGCGTGGTGCGCTGGGTGTAGGCGCGGGCGATGTCCGCCCCGGTCAGGGACTCCCCCGCCCGGATGTTGTCGGCCAGCGAGTGCTTCAGCTGGCCCGGGTTGTCGGCGAGCACCTTGCCGAGCTTGGCCTGGAGGTGCCAGGCGCGCAGGGTGCGGAAGGTGTCCTCGGCCTCGTGCAGGTCCGGGGCGGCCGCACTCACGCGGGCACCGCCGGCGGACCACACCGCGGCGGACTCCTCGACCACCCGGGCGACCTCGTGGTCGACCTGGAAGGAGCCGCCGAGGTCCACCGAGACCGCCACCCGCAGCCCGGCGAGCGCACCGCTCGCGGCCTGGTCCAGCGGCGCGGACAGCAGGTGCCCGGGCTCCCCCAGCGCCATCGGCGTGCGCGGGTCGGGCCCGGCGAGCACGCCGAGCAGCAGCGCGAGGTCGCGCACGTCCCGCGCCATCGGGCCACCGACCGAGGTGGTCTCCCACTGGTTGTACAGCGGCCACTCCGGCACCCGGCCGAGGCTGGGACGCATGCCCACCACGCCGCAGAACGACGCGGGGTTGCGCAGCGAGCCGCCCATGTCGGACCCGTCGGCCAGCGGCACCATGCCGGCGGCCAGCGCGGCCGCGGCGCCACCGCTGGACCCGCCGGCGGAGCGGCTGAGGTCGTGCGGGTTGCGGGTGGTGCCGAAGACCGGGTTGAAGGTGTGTGAGCCGGCCGCGAACTCGGGCACGTTGGTCTTGCCGAGCAGCACCACGCCGGCGCGGCGGATTCGCTCGACGAGCAGCTCGTCGGCGGCGGGCACGTGGTCGGCGAAGACCGGCGAGCCGTACGTCGTACGCCACCCGGCCGTGGCGTGGGTGTCCTTGACCGCGAACGGCAGCCCGTGCAGCGGCTCGGGCCGCCCGCCGCGGGCCAGGTGCTCGTCGGCGGCCGCGGCGCCGGCGCGGGCCCGCTCGGGGTCCAGGGAGACGATCGCGTTGACGTCGGGGTTGCGCTCGGCGATCCGCGCCAGGTGCAGGTCGAGCACCTCGCGCGCCGAGATCCGGCGCTCGCGCAGCGCCGCCGCGAGGACCCGGGCCGGGGAGTCGGGGGTCAGGTCGGTGCCCATCGCCCGCCCGCTCAGCGCCGGCGGCCGAGGATCGCCCCGGCGAGCACGCCGAGGAGCACCAGGCCGGCACCGATGACGACGCCCTTGGTGAGGTCGTCCGGGGAGCCCACGGCCGAGACCTTCGCCGGGGCGGTGAACACGCCCGGCTGGGCCGGCGCGGCGGCGGGAGCACCGTCGACCGCGGCCGTCGAGCTCATCGCGGATGCGGTCGCGGAGGCCGGGGCGGCCGAGGGCAGCCCGCCCTCGATGACCCGCTCGACGTTGCCGAAGAACTCCGCTGCCATCTTCTTGGCGACGCTGGTCAGCATCCGCTGGCCGACGCCGCCGGCCATGCCGCCGACGGTCGCCTCCGCCTCGTAGGCGATCTGGGTGCCGCCGTCGGCCGCGGCGAAGGTCACCGCGACGGTGGCGTCGACGGTGCCCGGCGCCCCGGCGCCCTGCAGGTGCATGGTCAGGGACTGGTGCTCCTGGAGGTCCGAGAGGACGCAGGTGCCGGCGTAGGTGCCCTTGATCGCGGCGATGCCCGCGGTCACGGTCATGTCGTAGGCGTTCTCGCCGGTGGCGGCGAGCCGCTCGCAGCCCGGGATCGTCGCGACCAGGACGGCCGGGTCGAGCAGGGCGTCCCAGACCTTCTCCACGGGGGCGGCGATGGTGTTGGAACCGGCGATCTTCATGCGGGGCGCTCCTGGGTGGTGGGGGTCTCCGCGTGCAGGGCGCGGAGCGTGAACAGCTCGGACGGGGAGATCGGCATCGCCGTGATCGGGATCCGCTCGGCATCCTCGATCGCGGACGCGAAGACGGCCGACCCGGGGATGACGCCGGCCTCGCCGGCGCCCTTGATGCCGAGCGGGTTGAGCGGGGAGGGCGTCTCGAGGTGGTCGATCGCGATGCCGTCGGGGATCTCGGTGACGAACGGCATCAGGAAGTCCATGAACGAGGCGTTGAGCAGCTGACCGGACTCGTCGTAGGCCATCCGCTCGAACAGCGCACCGCCGACGCCCTGGGCCACGCCGCCGTGGATCTGGCCCTCGACGATCATCGGGTTGATGAGGTGGCCGCAGTCGTGGACGACTGCGTACTTCAGGATCGTGATCTCGGCGGTGTCGGGGTCGGTCTCGACGATCACCGCGTGCATGCCGGACGCGTACGTCGCGCGCTCGGGGCTGTAGAAGTCCTTGCCCTCGAGCCCGGGCTCGTCGTCCTCGGCCACCGGGGGCTTGCCCGGGTCGCCGACCGAGAACTGGGTAGCGGCCTTGGACGCCTCGTCGAAGGCGTAGCGCAGCGGGTTGGACAGCACCGAGATCGTGGCGAGGTCCATCGAGGCTCCCGGGGAGCCCTTCACCGACACGACGCCGTCGACGATCTCCAGGTCGGCCTCGTCGGCCTCGAGGGCCTCGGCGGCGATCTTGAGCACCTTCTCCTTGGTGCGCTTGGCCGCCAGGTGGATCGCCGAGCCACTCATCACCGCGGCCCGCGAGGCGAACGTGCCGACGGCGTACGGCATCCGGCGGGTGTCGCCGGTGACGACCTCGACGTCCTCGAACTTCACACCGAGCTCGTCGGCGACCAGCTGGGCGAAGACCGTGGCGTGGCCCTGGCCCTGGGTGGTCAGGCCGGTGGCGACCTTGACCTTGCCGGTGGTCTCGATGTTGATGTGAGCGCCCTCGTAGGGGCCGACGCCGGTGCCCTCGACGTAGCAGGCCAGGCCGATGCCGACGGTGCGGCCCTGGGCGGCCATCTCGGCGCGGAACGCGGGGAACTCGTCCCAGCCGATCAGCTCCTTGATCTTCTCCAGCGAGGCGGGGTAGTCGCCGGAGTCGTACTCCAGCTCCCGGCCGTCCTGGAAGATCAGGCCCTGGTCGTAGGGGAACTCGTCGGGCTGGATGAAGTTCACCGCCCGCACCTCGGTGCGGTCCTTGCCGAGGTACTCGGCGATGGCGTCCATGGTCCGCTCCATGGCGAAGCAGCCCTGGGGGCGACCCGCGCCGCGGTACGGCGTGACGATCACGGTGTTGGTGTAGAGCGACTCGTAGACGACCCGGTAGACCTCGGGCTTGTAGGGCCCGAGCAGCTGGGTCGAGGTGATGATCGGGACGATCAGGCCGTAGGGCGTGTAGGCGCCGTGGTCGTGCCAGAACATCACGTCGAGCGCGAGCAGCCGACCGTCGTCGTCGAAGCCGACCTCGATGTGCTGGATCTGGCCGCGCTCGTGGGAGGAGGAGATGAAGTGCTCGCGGCGGTCCTCGGTGTACTTGACCACGCGGTTCAGGGCGCGGGCCGCGAGCGGGACCAGGAGCTCCTCGGGCCACGGGTGCACGACCTTGACGCCGAAGCCGCCGCCCACGTCGGGGGTGATCACGTCGACCTGGCCGAGGTCGAGGCCCAGCTTGACAGCGATCGCGGCCCGCACGCCGGTGGAGGTCTGCGTGGAGCTCCACACCTGCAGGCGGTTGACGTCGGGGTCCCACCGGGCCACGGTGCCGCGGCCCTCGAGCGGCGTGCAGGCGCTGCGCTCGATGTCGAGGTCGAGCTCGAGGCGGTGCGGCGCCTTGGCCATCGCGGCCTCGACGTCACCGGTCTTCTGCTCGCTGCGGGCGCCGATGTTGCCGGGCACGTCCTCGTGGACCAGCCGGTCCGCGGCGCGGGCGGCCTCGACGCCGACGACGGGCGGGAGCACCTCCCAGGTGACCTTGATCCGACCGACGGCGTCCTCGGCCAGGTAGCGGTCCTCGGCGACGACGAACGCGACGGCCTCGCCGACGTGGTTCACCTCGTCCTTGGCCAGGGCGTACTGGGTGCGGCCCTGGGTCAGGTCGGGGTGCGGGATCAGCAGCGGCAGCGGCTCCCCCATCGGCGCGGACAGCGGGCCGAGGTCCTCATAGGTCCACACCAGGTGGACGCCCTCGATCTCGAGGACGTCGGCGACGTCGATGTCGACGATCCGGGCATGGGCGTGCGGACTGCGCAGCACCGCTGCGTGCAGGGTCGCGGGGTCGGCGTGCACGTCGTCGACGTAGCGGCCCTTGCCGCGCAGGAACCGCTGGTCCTCGACCCGCTGGATGCCCTGGCCCATCAGCTTGGTGGTCATGCCGACTCCGCCTCCTTGGCCTGGGTGATCTCGGCGGCGCGCTCGACGGACTTCACAATGTTCTGGTAGCCGGTGCAGCGGCACAGGTTGCCGGCGATCATCTCGCGGGCCTCCTCGTGGGTCGGGCAGGGGTTCTCGTTCAGCCCGGCGGTGATCGTGGTGAGGAAGCCCGGGGTGCAGAAGCCGCACTGGAGGCCGTGGCACTCCGAGAAGGCCTGCTGGACCGGGCTCAGGGAGCCGTCGGGCTCGGTGAGCCCCTCGACGGTGGTGATCTCGGCGTCGACCGCGGAGACCGCGAAGATCAGGCAGGCGCGCACGGGCTTGCCGTCCATCAGCACCGTGCAGGCGCCGCAGACGCCGTGCTCGCACCCGACGTGGGTGCCGGTCAGGCCGAGGTCGTGGCGCAGCGCGTCGGAGAGCAGCCGGCGCGCCGGCACCTCCACGTCGTGGCCGATCCCGTTGACCCGCAACCGGATCAGGTGCAGCTGCTCGCCGTGGCGAACCGTGTCCTGTGCGCTCATCGTGCGGCCTCCCGAGCCTTCGTGACCACGCGCTTGGTGAGCACCCGAACGAGCTGGGCGCGGTACGCGGCAGTGGCATGGATGTCGTCGACCGGGTCGAGGTGCTCGAGGGCGACCTCGCCCAGCCTGTCGTCAGGTACGCCGGACAGGTCGACGACCGTGGGGACGTCGCTGACCGACACGTAGCTGGCGCGGACGCTGTCGCCGTCGACGACGGCGCCGAGGCCGACCAGCGCGTAGTCGCCCTGGCGGCGCGCGATCTCGTCGAACGCGACGCCCGCGCCGGCGGGCAGCGCCGGGAAGAACGCCGAGGTGGCGATCTCCTCCGGGCGCAGGGTGGACTCCAGCGGGCCGAGGAAGAGGTCCTCGGCCGCGATGGTGCGGGTGCCGCCGGTCGAGGCGGCCTCCACGGAGCCGCCGAGGAGGACCAGCACGCTGGGCATCTCGGCGGCGGCGTCGGCGTGCACGATCGAGCCGACGGTGGTGCCGCGGTTGCGGATCGTGGCGTGCGCGACGTACGAGAGCGCCTCGGGCAGCAGCGGCTGGACCCGGCGTACGCCCTCGTGGGCGAGCACGTCGGCGTGCCGGGCGAGTGCGCCGATGCGGACCCCGGCCTCGGTCACCTCGATGGTGTCGAGGCCGGGGATCGCGTTGATGTCGACCAGGGCGCTGGGCCCGGCCAGGCGCATCGACAGCAGTGGCACGAGGCTCTGTCCGCCTGCCAATACCTTGGCGTCTGCATTGCCCGAGAGAACTTCCAGTGCGTCGCCCAGGGTGGTGGGTCGGTGGTAAGCGAACGGAGCGGGTTTCACAGTGTCTTCGTCACCTCTCCTGACGTGCTGGCCGGAGTACGGCCCTTGACCATGTGGAAGTAGACGATGACCAGGATCGAGCCGAGGGCGATGCCGCCGAGCTCGAAGTCGTCGCCGATCGTCAGCGTGACCCCGCCGATGCCGGCGATGATGCCGGCGGCCAGGCCCACCATGTTGACGGGGTTGCCGAAGTCGACCCGGTTCTCGACCCAGATCTTGGCGCCGACCAGGCCGATCATGCCGTAGAGCACGACGGTGATGCCGCCCAGGACTCCGCCCGGGGTGGCGTTGACGATCGCACCGAACTTCGGGCACAGGCCGAGCAGGATCGCGACGGCCGCGGCGACGTAGTACGCGGCGGTCGAGTAGACGCGGGTCGCGCTCATGACGCCGATGTTCTCGGCGTACGTCGTGGTCGGCGAGCCGCCGAAGAGGCTCGCGAGCGCGGTGGCGGCACCGTCGGCGCCGATGGCCCGGCCCATGTAGGGATCGAGGTCGTCGCCGGTCATCTCGGCGACGGCCTTCACGTGGCCGGTGTTCTCGGCGATCAGCGCGATGACGCCGGGCAGCACGAGGAGGATGAAGCTCAGCGAGAAGCTCGGGCCGTGCACGACGTCCACGCCGTCGCCGAGCTGGCCGCTGGGCAGGCCGATCCAGTCGGCGGCCTTCACGCCGGCCCAGGTGACCCGGTCGTGCTCGGTGGCCTCGGTGGCGCCGGCCAGCGTGGAGGTGATCGGACCGAAGACGCCGTCGAAGATCCAGGAGATGACGTAGCCGAAGATCAGGGCGAGGAACACCGCGATCCGGGACCAGAAGCCGGGCAGCAGCACCGAGGCGGCCACCAGGAACGTGGTGGTCAGCAGCGCCACCCACTGGTCCTGGGGCCAGTAGGTCTGGGCCACGACCGGGGCGAGGTTGAAGCCGATCAGCATGACCACGGCGCCGGTGACGGCGGGCGGGAGGATCTTGTTGATCAGGCCGGCGCCCGCGAAGTGCACGACCACGCCGAGCGCCGCGAGCACCAGGCCGGCGACGAGGATGGCACCGGTGACGTCGGCGGAGTCGCCGCCCTGGAGGCGGATCGCGGCCACGGCGCCGACGAAGGCGGCGCTGGTGCCCAGGTAGCTGGGCACCTTGTTGTTGCAGACGAGCAGGAACAGGATCGTGCAGATGCCCGAGAACATGATCGCGAGGTTCGCGTCCAGGCCCATGACCAACGGGAAGACGAAGGTCGCCCCGAACATCGCCACGACGTGCTGGGCGCCGAGGCCCACCGTCTTTCCCCATCCGAGTCGCTGATGCGGCATCACGGCTTCGCCGGGCGCCGGGTCAACGACTTCCCACTTGAACATCGACATCGGTCGTTCCCTCTCTTCGTGCCAACACGGGGCCCGAGGCACCCTCAAGGTAGTGAGGGTCATGACACACCCTGAACGGCGACACGTGCCGAAGGAACGCCAAACCTGCTGGCAAGTCGTGTGTCCTGTGACACAGCATTTCTGTGTCCACGGCGGCGGGTGCGTGCCACGGGTCCCGGCCGGGCCGTACGTGGTCGAGACCAGTCCGGCGGGCGAGGGCGAAGATCCCCGGTTCACCGGGGAACCCCAGGGTTCTCGGGCACTGCAGTGCCGCGGGAGCGCGGGAGGTGCCCGAGGAGTCCCCCTGACCGCTGCTCGAGCCGTGAGGAGACCCGGAGCGGCTCGAGCACCGATCAGTCGATGATCTCCAGCACCCGGAGGGCGACGGCGACGTCGAGGCGCAGGTGCGGGTCCGAGGAGAGCGGGCCGAGGAGGCGCTCGAGCTTGGAGACCCGATAGCGCATCGTGTTGTAGTGGAAGAACTGCAGCCGCGCCGCCTCGGCGACGTTGAAGTTCGTGTCCAGCAGCACCTGCAGGGTCACCCGCAGGTCGGCGGCCTCGGTCGTGGCCTCCGCCAGCGGTCCCAGCACGTCCCGGGTGAACGCGCGCAGCTCCTCGGGGTCCGGGATCAGTGCGATCAGCCGGTGTACGCCGAGCTGGTCGAAGAACGTCGTGGAGCGGCCGCCGTGGATCCGGCGGCCCACGTCGACGGCGCGCCGGGCCTGGGCGTACGCACCCGGCAGGTCGTCGAGGGTGGTCGCGATCCGGCTGACGCCGACCGAGAACGGCCGGCGACCCCCGCCGCGGTCGCCGGTGACGGCGGCGGCCACCCGGGCCACCAGCGCCTGGCCCGGCATGCTCTCCTCAGCATCCGGGTCGACCGGGAGCAGCGTGACCACCTCGGAGGAGAAGTCCACGCACGGCACGCGCTCGTCGACGCTGCGGCTCACCTGCCGCCACGCCGCCGAGAAGCGCTCCTGCCACAGCCGGCGCATCGCGCGGGAGTCGGCCTCCCCGCCGGGGAGCGCCTCGTCGAGCTCGGCGACCAGCACCACGACCGGCCGGCTCAGGTCCCAGCCGAAGGTCTCCGCGTGCTCCGCGACGTACTCGCCGTCGCCGGCGCGGCGCAGGAAGAGGTCGCGCAGGAAGTCGCCCTGGTACTTGTTCTCGACAGCCGTCACCGCCTCCTGGCGGGTGATCAGCAGCGCCGCCACCGCGGCCGCGCGCTCCAGGGCGTGCACGTCGTCGGAGGAGATCGGCGCCCCCGGGCGCACGCACACCAGGCGAGCCAGGTCGACGCCGCCCGCGGCGACCCGCAGCAGGCGCACCTCGCCGTCCCCGATCCTGGCGCCGTCCGCCCCGATCCGCTCCACGCGGACCCGGCCGGTGTGGTCGACCAGGGTGTGGACCGAGAGCTGCTCGCGCAGGTCCTCGCCGATCGCCGCCGCCCGCTCCCGGCCGTCGGAGGAGGTGAACAGCACCCCGACGTCGAGCACGCGGGCCACCTCGGCCGCGATCCCGTCGAGATCGCCGCCCTCCAGCACGATCTGGGTCAGGCCGGAGTGGAGGGCATCCACGCGTGCCAGCGCCGCGATGGCACCGTCCTCGCGGTTGGCTATCAAGATGTGCGCTCACTTTCCGAGATCGTTGGCACAACCTCACATCGGCCTCACCGTAACCCGGCGGCTAGCGTCGGACCCCGTGAGCCCCCTCCCGATCGCCGTCAGCGCCCCGGTGCGCGTGCGCGACCGGTTGCGGGCGGCGGCGGACGGCCCGGTTCCCCTCGTGCACCGCGGTCTGCACGCCGTGTACGCCGACCTCGACGGCTGGTGCGTCGGCGTCGTCGACGGCCTGTCCACGGCGGTGCCCTGCGCACTGCGGACCACCGGCACCGAGCTGCCCGAGGTCCGGGGCGCCCACGTCGCCGGAGGCGTCCTGCACCTCGACGACCGGCCGTTGCTCGTGGGCCGGTACGTCGACGTGGCGGTCCCCCGGCTGCAGATCCCAGTCACCAGCCCAGGCACCACCCCGGCGCCGATGAGCGCCGACGAGGTGGCCGAGCTGGTCGGGTCCGGCGACGGGCTGACGCCGTACGGCGACGACCTGCTGTGCGGCTGGCTGGCCGCCCACCGCAGCGCCGGGATCGCGACCCCCGAGGTCGACCGCGCGGTCCGCGCCCAGCTCCACCGCACCACCCTGCTCTCGGCGACCCTGCTCGACTGCGCCCTCCGGGGCGAGGTCCTGCCGGAGTTCGCCGCC from Nocardioides pantholopis harbors:
- a CDS encoding uracil-xanthine permease family protein — translated: MSMFKWEVVDPAPGEAVMPHQRLGWGKTVGLGAQHVVAMFGATFVFPLVMGLDANLAIMFSGICTILFLLVCNNKVPSYLGTSAAFVGAVAAIRLQGGDSADVTGAILVAGLVLAALGVVVHFAGAGLINKILPPAVTGAVVMLIGFNLAPVVAQTYWPQDQWVALLTTTFLVAASVLLPGFWSRIAVFLALIFGYVISWIFDGVFGPITSTLAGATEATEHDRVTWAGVKAADWIGLPSGQLGDGVDVVHGPSFSLSFILLVLPGVIALIAENTGHVKAVAEMTGDDLDPYMGRAIGADGAATALASLFGGSPTTTYAENIGVMSATRVYSTAAYYVAAAVAILLGLCPKFGAIVNATPGGVLGGITVVLYGMIGLVGAKIWVENRVDFGNPVNMVGLAAGIIAGIGGVTLTIGDDFELGGIALGSILVIVYFHMVKGRTPASTSGEVTKTL
- a CDS encoding PucR family transcriptional regulator — its product is MDALHSGLTQIVLEGGDLDGIAAEVARVLDVGVLFTSSDGRERAAAIGEDLREQLSVHTLVDHTGRVRVERIGADGARIGDGEVRLLRVAAGGVDLARLVCVRPGAPISSDDVHALERAAAVAALLITRQEAVTAVENKYQGDFLRDLFLRRAGDGEYVAEHAETFGWDLSRPVVVLVAELDEALPGGEADSRAMRRLWQERFSAAWRQVSRSVDERVPCVDFSSEVVTLLPVDPDAEESMPGQALVARVAAAVTGDRGGGRRPFSVGVSRIATTLDDLPGAYAQARRAVDVGRRIHGGRSTTFFDQLGVHRLIALIPDPEELRAFTRDVLGPLAEATTEAADLRVTLQVLLDTNFNVAEAARLQFFHYNTMRYRVSKLERLLGPLSSDPHLRLDVAVALRVLEIID
- a CDS encoding (2Fe-2S)-binding protein, translating into MSAQDTVRHGEQLHLIRLRVNGIGHDVEVPARRLLSDALRHDLGLTGTHVGCEHGVCGACTVLMDGKPVRACLIFAVSAVDAEITTVEGLTEPDGSLSPVQQAFSECHGLQCGFCTPGFLTTITAGLNENPCPTHEEAREMIAGNLCRCTGYQNIVKSVERAAEITQAKEAESA
- a CDS encoding FAD binding domain-containing protein — its product is MKPAPFAYHRPTTLGDALEVLSGNADAKVLAGGQSLVPLLSMRLAGPSALVDINAIPGLDTIEVTEAGVRIGALARHADVLAHEGVRRVQPLLPEALSYVAHATIRNRGTTVGSIVHADAAAEMPSVLVLLGGSVEAASTGGTRTIAAEDLFLGPLESTLRPEEIATSAFFPALPAGAGVAFDEIARRQGDYALVGLGAVVDGDSVRASYVSVSDVPTVVDLSGVPDDRLGEVALEHLDPVDDIHATAAYRAQLVRVLTKRVVTKAREAAR
- the cutA gene encoding aerobic carbon-monoxide dehydrogenase large subunit, with translation MTTKLMGQGIQRVEDQRFLRGKGRYVDDVHADPATLHAAVLRSPHAHARIVDIDVADVLEIEGVHLVWTYEDLGPLSAPMGEPLPLLIPHPDLTQGRTQYALAKDEVNHVGEAVAFVVAEDRYLAEDAVGRIKVTWEVLPPVVGVEAARAADRLVHEDVPGNIGARSEQKTGDVEAAMAKAPHRLELDLDIERSACTPLEGRGTVARWDPDVNRLQVWSSTQTSTGVRAAIAVKLGLDLGQVDVITPDVGGGFGVKVVHPWPEELLVPLAARALNRVVKYTEDRREHFISSSHERGQIQHIEVGFDDDGRLLALDVMFWHDHGAYTPYGLIVPIITSTQLLGPYKPEVYRVVYESLYTNTVIVTPYRGAGRPQGCFAMERTMDAIAEYLGKDRTEVRAVNFIQPDEFPYDQGLIFQDGRELEYDSGDYPASLEKIKELIGWDEFPAFRAEMAAQGRTVGIGLACYVEGTGVGPYEGAHINIETTGKVKVATGLTTQGQGHATVFAQLVADELGVKFEDVEVVTGDTRRMPYAVGTFASRAAVMSGSAIHLAAKRTKEKVLKIAAEALEADEADLEIVDGVVSVKGSPGASMDLATISVLSNPLRYAFDEASKAATQFSVGDPGKPPVAEDDEPGLEGKDFYSPERATYASGMHAVIVETDPDTAEITILKYAVVHDCGHLINPMIVEGQIHGGVAQGVGGALFERMAYDESGQLLNASFMDFLMPFVTEIPDGIAIDHLETPSPLNPLGIKGAGEAGVIPGSAVFASAIEDAERIPITAMPISPSELFTLRALHAETPTTQERPA